A stretch of the Alosa alosa isolate M-15738 ecotype Scorff River chromosome 16, AALO_Geno_1.1, whole genome shotgun sequence genome encodes the following:
- the si:ch73-264p11.1 gene encoding SH2 domain-containing protein 1B has protein sequence MDTLVYHGPISRTRCEELLSKKNKDGSYLVRDSETIQGALCLCVYKHRIVYTYRILQTHHGYFTLQTSQGVEEMFFKNLDDLVKHYKKRNQGLATHLRHAVKRKEMLPNPRVPDEAPDYENVDDTSEYVEVLPS, from the exons ATGGACACCCTAGTTTACCATGGACCCATAAGCCGCACAAGGTGTGAGGAGTTATTGTCTAAAAAAAACAAGGATGGGAGTTACCTTGTACGAGACAGTGAAACCATCCAAGGTGCTCTATGCCTGTGTGTTTA CAAACACAGGATAGTCTACACATACCGGATATTACAGACCCATCATGGATATTTTACTTTACAG ACTAGTCAAGGTGTTGAAGAGATGTTCTTCAAGAACCTAGATGATCTCGTCAAGCATTATAAGAAAAGGAACCAAGGCCTTGCCACTCATCTCCGTCATGCTGTGAAGAGGAAAGAGATGCTGCCGAACCCGCGCGTCCCCGACGAGGCGCCAGACTATGAAA ATGTAGACGACACATCAGAGTATGTTGAGGTGCTCCCATCGTGA
- the plcxd2 gene encoding PI-PLC X domain-containing protein 2, whose product MKTRPTGNVSNADWMGSLAPKLTSMPLKHLAVPGSHDSFSFWVDEKAPVGPDQKAVVKHLAAVFRLLAKKVMKKWSMTQNLTFKEQLEGGIRYFDLRVSSKPGEPGHEIYFIHGLFGHKVRDGLNDINNFLNAHRKEVVFLDFNHHYAMEEEHHRYLIRMLQEVFGSKLCKICVVEEISLNYLWEQKYQVLVFYHHQSAEGCPLMWPGNNIPAPWANTTDTGKLIKFLETTLDERAKRGTFHVSQAILTPQVKTIVKGLVRGLRNHLVERNLPTIMTWVESQKPGVDGVNIITSDFVELTDFASTVIKLNDLLLDDRAIK is encoded by the exons ATGAAAACCCGACCCACTGGCAATGTCTCCAATGCCGACTGGATGGGCTCGCTTGCCCCTAAACTCACTTCGATGCCTCTGAAGCATTTGGCTGTGCCAG GATCTCACGACTCGTTCAGTTTCTGGGTGGATGAGAAGGCTCCCGTTGGACCTGACCAGAAGGCTGTGGTCAAACACCTTGCGGCCGTGTTCCGTTTGCTGGCAAAAAAGGTTATGAAGAAGTGGTCCATGACCCAAAACCTCACCTTCAAGGAACAACTGGAGGGCGGAATCCGCTACTTCGACCTCCGCGTGTCCTCCAAGCCAGGTGAACCGGGCCATGAGATCTACTTTATTCACGGGCTGTTTGGGCACAAGGTGCGCGATGGCCTCAATGACATCAACAACTTCCTGAACGCTCACCGTAAGGAAGTAGTGTTTCTGGACTTCAACCATCACTACGCCATGGAAGAGGAGCATCATCGCTACCTCATACGCATGCTACAGGAGGTGTTTGGCTCGAAACTGTGCAAGATCTGTGTGGTAGAGGAGATCTCACTCAATTACCTGTGGGAGCAAAAGTATCAG GTTCTGGTGTTCTATCACCACCAGTCTGCCGAGGGTTGCCCTCTGATGTGGCCGGGGAACAACATCCCAGCGCCCTGGGCCAACACCACGGACACCGGCAAGCTCATCAAGTTCCTGGAGACCACGCTGGACGAGCGAGCCAAGCGCGGCACCTTCCACGTCTCCCAGGCCATTCTCACGCCACAGGTCAAGACCATCGTCAAAGGCCTCGTCCGAGGACTGCGGAATCACCTGGTGGAAAG AAATCTGCCAACTATTATGACCTGGGTGGAATCTCAAAAGCCAGGTGTGGACGGAGTGAACATCATTACGTCGGACTTTGTGGAGCTGACTGACTTTGCAAGCACTGTGATCAAGCTTAATGACCTGCTCCTTGACGACCGAGCCATCAAGTGA